One window of the Amycolatopsis mediterranei genome contains the following:
- a CDS encoding type II secretion system F family protein: MITPWFPLCVGAALACWPAAPNRLQVMIEPPATVRVPQVWRAVRWLLPAALAGLLAGVGGAIAAGVLTLAWSQEWRAHRRATADLTMAAHTATALRTMVAELRSGAHPVTAAEAAAEVVPAVAGDLRALATAARLDTEVPAPALPRLAAAWTLAKRHGLPMADVLDAARRDAEAGLAFGRRMRAKLAGPRASAAVLTGLPVLCVLLGQAMGAAPLSVLTGSTPGQVLLVAGCVLLWAGTAWCRALSGRVRIR, translated from the coding sequence ATGATCACCCCGTGGTTCCCGCTGTGCGTGGGAGCGGCCCTGGCGTGCTGGCCGGCGGCGCCGAACCGGCTCCAGGTCATGATCGAGCCACCGGCCACCGTCCGGGTTCCCCAGGTGTGGCGCGCCGTCCGCTGGCTGCTCCCGGCCGCCCTCGCCGGATTGCTCGCGGGAGTGGGAGGCGCGATCGCCGCCGGCGTGCTGACACTGGCGTGGAGCCAGGAGTGGCGAGCTCACCGCCGAGCCACGGCGGACCTGACGATGGCCGCACACACCGCAACCGCACTGCGGACGATGGTGGCCGAGCTCCGATCCGGCGCCCACCCGGTCACGGCCGCGGAAGCCGCCGCCGAAGTGGTCCCGGCCGTGGCGGGCGACCTCCGCGCCCTGGCGACGGCGGCCCGGCTCGACACCGAGGTGCCCGCACCGGCCCTACCTCGGCTGGCCGCGGCCTGGACGCTGGCCAAACGTCACGGCCTCCCGATGGCCGACGTCCTCGACGCGGCCCGCCGCGACGCCGAAGCCGGTCTGGCGTTCGGGCGCCGGATGCGCGCCAAGCTGGCCGGGCCGCGGGCGAGTGCGGCGGTGCTCACCGGACTGCCGGTTCTCTGCGTGCTGCTCGGCCAGGCCATGGGCGCGGCCCCACTGTCCGTGCTGACCGGCAGCACGCCAGGCCAGGTGCTGCTGGTCGCCGGGTGCGTCCTGCTCTGGGCGGGCACGGCCTGGTGCCGGGCCCTGAGCGGACGGGTGCGGATCCGGTGA